A stretch of Sulfurimonas xiamenensis DNA encodes these proteins:
- a CDS encoding NifB/NifX family molybdenum-iron cluster-binding protein — protein sequence MNNEQTIAKHIGLCKKIVIYENEKKVEVIENPILKMVKEENLPIAKAGERHFGTGRILSQFLSEKNIDIFAVVEFYSQGLKQNLEQFAITAYEAQEKDIEAVLNILSKKDMFTNNDERGEEMYTKRGLSAMQGRGMRKGRGMGLGRNEKRSEDINTNYLRDEESYIKRRSSFMQRRCARGGRGMGFGRGTGSL from the coding sequence ATGAACAATGAACAAACAATAGCAAAACATATCGGTCTTTGCAAAAAAATTGTTATCTATGAAAATGAAAAAAAAGTTGAAGTAATCGAAAATCCGATTTTAAAAATGGTAAAAGAGGAAAACTTGCCAATTGCAAAAGCGGGAGAAAGACACTTCGGTACGGGCAGAATTTTGTCGCAGTTTTTGTCAGAAAAAAATATTGATATTTTTGCTGTGGTGGAGTTTTACTCACAGGGGCTAAAACAAAATCTTGAACAATTTGCAATTACAGCTTATGAGGCACAGGAAAAAGATATAGAAGCAGTGTTGAATATACTTAGCAAAAAAGATATGTTTACAAATAATGATGAGAGAGGTGAAGAGATGTATACAAAAAGAGGATTGAGTGCTATGCAAGGAAGAGGCATGAGAAAAGGTCGCGGCATGGGTCTTGGCAGAAATGAAAAAAGAAGTGAGGATATAAATACCAATTATCTAAGAGATGAAGAAAGTTATATAAAAAGAAGGTCAAGTTTTATGCAAAGAAGATGTGCAAGAGGAGGTCGTGGCATGGGATTTGGTAGAGGCACTGGAAGCCTGTAA
- a CDS encoding DUF134 domain-containing protein, with protein MNQFGRKRKHRRVDEDHSDICFKPCGVCKKSLEYVVLFEEEMEAIRLSDSLGLYQQECADRMGISRTTFSRTIESARRKIADALLNAKAIIIHTKESYNESSISNEQ; from the coding sequence ATGAACCAATTTGGCAGAAAAAGAAAACACAGAAGAGTAGATGAAGATCATAGTGATATCTGTTTTAAGCCATGTGGTGTATGCAAAAAATCGCTTGAGTATGTAGTACTGTTTGAAGAAGAGATGGAAGCTATAAGATTGAGTGATTCTTTGGGTTTGTATCAACAAGAGTGTGCTGATCGTATGGGTATATCACGAACTACTTTTTCCCGAACGATTGAAAGTGCAAGACGAAAAATTGCAGATGCGTTGTTAAATGCAAAAGCAATTATTATCCATACAAAGGAATCATATAATGAGAGTAGCATTTCCAACGAACAATGA
- a CDS encoding arsenate reductase ArsC, with protein sequence MLKVLFVCVHNSARSQMAEAFFNLYAKDVDDTAQSAGIKPGKLNPYVVRAMAEKEVDISDNTPKAVFDLYKEGKRFTHVIAVCDEASQQCPIFPGINKIIAWSFSDPSSFKGSDEEIMQKVRSVRDEIEAKVKDFIQNS encoded by the coding sequence ATGTTAAAAGTATTATTTGTTTGTGTGCATAATAGTGCTCGCAGCCAAATGGCAGAAGCTTTTTTTAATCTATATGCAAAGGATGTTGACGACACAGCCCAAAGTGCAGGAATTAAACCCGGTAAGCTTAATCCTTATGTTGTTCGTGCTATGGCTGAAAAAGAAGTTGATATTTCAGATAATACTCCAAAGGCGGTGTTTGATCTTTATAAAGAAGGAAAAAGATTTACCCATGTGATTGCTGTGTGTGATGAAGCATCACAGCAGTGCCCAATTTTCCCAGGTATAAATAAAATTATTGCTTGGAGTTTTTCTGATCCTTCAAGCTTTAAAGGAAGTGATGAAGAGATTATGCAAAAAGTGCGTAGCGTCCGTGATGAGATTGAAGCAAAGGTCAAAGATTTTATTCAAAATTCTTAA
- a CDS encoding thermonuclease family protein — MKKFVLLITLLASLVFAQSAKMVEIISENTVKIDKDGVKKKIHLSGIELFAKANNSKETIQLVDYNKRDELKREALSYMKKMFPEGVDLSYQIFSKDEHGLEYVWISNNDFNYKIVRDGYALTDVEDPSLPTGLKNRMLIAQNYAKENGIGLWGKYKEMKALENQDIESCGCGFTQKKDVASDILKQQQRGL; from the coding sequence ATGAAAAAATTTGTTTTACTTATAACTTTGTTAGCTTCCCTGGTTTTTGCTCAATCTGCAAAAATGGTTGAAATTATTTCAGAAAATACAGTAAAAATAGACAAAGATGGTGTTAAAAAAAAGATCCACTTAAGTGGAATAGAACTTTTTGCAAAAGCAAATAACAGCAAAGAAACCATTCAGCTTGTAGATTATAATAAAAGAGATGAGTTAAAAAGAGAAGCTTTGTCATATATGAAAAAAATGTTTCCTGAGGGGGTAGATCTTTCATATCAAATTTTTTCTAAAGATGAGCATGGTCTTGAATATGTGTGGATAAGCAACAATGATTTTAACTACAAGATAGTTAGAGATGGCTATGCTTTGACTGATGTTGAAGATCCAAGTCTGCCAACCGGATTGAAAAATAGAATGTTAATTGCTCAAAACTACGCAAAAGAGAATGGCATTGGACTTTGGGGTAAATATAAAGAGATGAAAGCACTTGAAAATCAAGATATAGAATCTTGCGGATGTGGATTTACTCAAAAAAAAGATGTTGCGTCAGATATACTTAAACAACAACAAAGAGGGCTTTAA
- a CDS encoding NifB/NifX family molybdenum-iron cluster-binding protein yields MRIVYPTDENMGYLSKIGAHFGKAKFYTIITLENDKMIDVEGVENPGHSGGACGNAVANIMSLNPDALVVSGIGGSPAQGFAQAGLDLYFDSTSKTVQESVARLIKNELQKSDGQGTCSAH; encoded by the coding sequence ATGAGAATAGTTTATCCAACAGATGAGAATATGGGATATTTGTCAAAAATAGGTGCACACTTTGGAAAAGCAAAATTTTACACAATTATTACATTAGAAAATGACAAAATGATTGATGTAGAGGGAGTAGAAAATCCCGGTCACAGCGGAGGAGCCTGCGGTAATGCAGTAGCCAATATTATGAGTTTAAATCCTGATGCTTTAGTTGTCTCTGGAATAGGAGGTTCTCCTGCACAAGGGTTTGCACAAGCCGGACTGGATCTTTACTTTGACTCTACTTCAAAAACAGTTCAAGAAAGTGTGGCACGACTTATAAAAAATGAGCTGCAAAAAAGCGACGGTCAAGGAACCTGTTCAGCACATTAA
- a CDS encoding PhzF family phenazine biosynthesis protein translates to MHLKLYQIDAFAKKIFEGNPAAVCPLDSWLDDELMQKIAMENNLCETAFFVKEGERYHIRWFTPIAEVDMCGHATLASAFVLFKILNYPNDEIVFDSKSGELRVKKEHDKFIMDFPAQEIAASAVPYAITEAFEIQPKECYKSMDYLLVFENEEDILNLKPNFQKLKNIDARGVIITSKSKEYDFVCRFFAPKIGIDEDPVTGAAFTQLVPYWSKVLDKKEFRAKQVLKRGGEVFCKLQGLRVEIAGYGVKYLEGAVEL, encoded by the coding sequence ATGCATCTTAAACTCTACCAAATAGATGCTTTTGCAAAAAAAATATTTGAAGGAAATCCTGCGGCAGTTTGTCCGCTGGATAGTTGGCTTGATGATGAGTTAATGCAGAAGATAGCGATGGAGAATAACCTTTGTGAAACAGCTTTTTTTGTAAAAGAGGGTGAGCGTTATCACATCCGCTGGTTCACGCCGATTGCAGAAGTTGACATGTGCGGACATGCTACTTTGGCTAGTGCATTTGTGCTGTTTAAGATTTTAAACTACCCAAACGATGAGATCGTTTTTGATTCAAAAAGCGGCGAACTGCGCGTCAAAAAAGAGCATGATAAGTTTATTATGGATTTTCCGGCTCAGGAGATTGCGGCATCTGCAGTTCCGTATGCCATAACAGAAGCGTTTGAGATTCAGCCAAAAGAGTGTTATAAGTCGATGGACTATCTGCTTGTTTTTGAAAACGAAGAAGATATTTTAAATCTAAAACCAAATTTCCAGAAGCTAAAAAACATCGATGCCAGAGGCGTGATCATCACTTCAAAAAGCAAAGAGTATGATTTTGTCTGCCGTTTCTTTGCTCCAAAAATCGGGATAGATGAAGACCCTGTGACGGGTGCCGCCTTTACTCAGCTTGTGCCTTACTGGAGTAAAGTTCTGGACAAAAAAGAGTTTAGAGCCAAGCAGGTCTTAAAAAGAGGCGGAGAAGTTTTTTGCAAACTCCAAGGCTTAAGAGTTGAGATAGCAGGATACGGCGTCAAATATCTTGAGGGAGCTGTAGAGTTGTAA
- a CDS encoding DUF2798 domain-containing protein, with amino-acid sequence MVSVKYLHQVQALLLSGFMSFIMSGAITFINLGLVDDFVSIWMHAWLVAYVIAFPTILLVFPFARKLAMKIASR; translated from the coding sequence ATGGTTTCAGTAAAATATCTTCATCAGGTTCAGGCACTTTTGCTCTCGGGCTTTATGAGTTTTATCATGTCGGGGGCGATTACATTTATTAACTTGGGATTAGTGGATGATTTCGTCTCAATTTGGATGCATGCATGGTTGGTGGCTTATGTTATTGCATTTCCGACCATACTGCTTGTATTTCCTTTTGCACGCAAGCTTGCTATGAAAATAGCATCAAGGTAA
- a CDS encoding Na/Pi cotransporter family protein — MFKKYYFQFFLLSLAFVVFYSDDYKIIIAGIAIFLVGMFFMEDGFKLFSGGMLEKALQASTDTLPKAIGTGFVATAIMQSSSLVSIIIISFLSAELISLSGATGVIFGSNIGSTTTAWIVSSFGVKIDIATFAMPMIIFGVVLKFSNSKSYQGVGKVLLGLGFVFLGIAYMKDGFEILQSTLNLSKYAVEGYFGVLIYILFGIVATVLMQSSAATMALVITALATNQIIYINALELAIGANIGTTVTAILGAISSNSNGKRVAVAHFIFNITTAVVAIVFLYQLSDLTTFLASKIGIADSDYAMKLALFHTLFNILGVIIVSPFTQKLVKYLETLFIEVNIYTIKPLYLDNIVINVPNAAIESIKKETIHLYDSAVEAISHSMFLHRHKFIGSKDIENVVKNSDISVNTDVDEFYANKIKSLYGEIIHYATLSQENMNEEDQNRVYDLKLASREIVEALKYMRELQKNIFYYSKSKNSYVKEEYNNLRVYIAKTIDAIEKLKEHDDDLDVISTIELLKESTKALDNIKNSRIDTLIRENRIDSKMATSLINDSSFAYDVTQKLLQVATILWIKDADIRTLGTQK, encoded by the coding sequence ATGTTTAAAAAGTACTATTTTCAGTTTTTTTTACTTTCTCTTGCATTTGTGGTTTTTTATAGTGACGACTACAAGATCATTATAGCTGGAATTGCCATATTTTTAGTCGGTATGTTTTTTATGGAGGATGGCTTTAAGCTCTTTAGCGGCGGTATGCTTGAGAAGGCTTTGCAAGCTAGTACCGATACTCTGCCAAAGGCTATAGGTACGGGATTTGTTGCAACTGCCATTATGCAAAGCTCCTCTTTAGTTTCTATCATCATTATCTCATTTTTAAGTGCAGAGCTTATTAGTTTAAGCGGTGCCACTGGAGTCATATTTGGTTCAAATATCGGTTCTACAACGACTGCGTGGATAGTTTCTTCATTTGGTGTAAAGATAGATATAGCGACTTTTGCAATGCCTATGATAATTTTTGGGGTGGTTCTTAAATTTTCAAATAGTAAAAGCTATCAAGGGGTTGGAAAAGTTTTGCTTGGACTAGGGTTTGTTTTTCTTGGTATTGCTTATATGAAAGATGGATTTGAGATTTTGCAAAGTACGCTTAATCTATCAAAATATGCGGTTGAAGGCTATTTTGGTGTTTTGATTTATATATTGTTTGGAATTGTAGCAACTGTTCTTATGCAGTCAAGCGCGGCAACGATGGCACTTGTTATTACAGCACTTGCAACAAACCAAATCATCTATATCAATGCTCTTGAACTTGCTATCGGAGCAAATATTGGTACAACTGTTACCGCTATATTGGGAGCTATCTCTTCAAACTCAAATGGGAAAAGAGTGGCTGTTGCACACTTTATTTTTAATATAACGACGGCAGTTGTTGCTATTGTTTTTCTCTACCAGTTAAGCGATTTGACAACATTTTTAGCTTCAAAAATAGGCATTGCAGATAGTGATTATGCCATGAAACTTGCACTTTTTCACACACTCTTTAATATTTTGGGGGTTATAATTGTCTCTCCTTTCACACAAAAACTCGTAAAGTATTTGGAGACACTTTTTATAGAAGTAAATATTTATACTATTAAACCTTTATATCTTGATAATATAGTTATTAATGTTCCGAATGCGGCGATAGAGTCGATAAAAAAAGAGACTATACATCTTTATGACAGTGCCGTTGAAGCCATTTCTCACTCTATGTTTTTGCACCGTCATAAATTTATAGGGAGTAAAGATATAGAGAATGTTGTAAAAAATTCAGATATAAGTGTAAATACGGATGTGGATGAGTTTTATGCAAATAAGATTAAATCACTTTACGGAGAGATAATCCATTATGCGACTCTTTCTCAGGAAAATATGAATGAAGAGGATCAAAACAGAGTGTATGACCTAAAACTTGCTTCACGCGAGATTGTAGAGGCTTTAAAATATATGAGAGAGCTGCAAAAAAACATCTTTTACTACTCCAAATCAAAAAATAGTTATGTTAAAGAGGAGTATAACAACCTAAGAGTTTACATTGCAAAGACAATAGATGCTATAGAGAAGTTAAAAGAGCATGATGATGATTTGGATGTCATCTCTACAATCGAGCTTTTAAAAGAGAGTACAAAAGCGCTGGACAACATAAAAAACAGCAGGATAGATACACTTATACGAGAAAACAGGATTGATTCCAAGATGGCGACATCGCTTATCAATGACAGCTCGTTTGCTTATGATGTAACACAAAAGTTGTTACAAGTTGCTACAATATTGTGGATAAAAGATGCAGATATTAGAACACTAGGAACTCAAAAATGA
- a CDS encoding penicillin-binding transpeptidase domain-containing protein has protein sequence MFKLIMLFMLSVALFAKEPNFGKYDGSAVILDLNSSEKKVFGNRADERLSPCSTFKILNSLIALDSKVVKDENETVKWDGVKREYEVWNRDHSMRSAIAVSTVWFYQEMARRIGEEQMKRSVRAVKYGNMDISSSLDGFWLGGGSIKISLNEQVDFMASLVKNELSFSPRAMKITKDIMTLKKHNGYTLAAKTGSCAGVGWFVGFVQESGKTTVFAFNIKGEGANGAEAKRVALEYFKR, from the coding sequence ATGTTTAAATTAATAATGCTATTTATGCTGAGTGTAGCTCTCTTTGCTAAAGAGCCAAATTTCGGCAAATATGACGGAAGTGCGGTTATCTTGGATCTCAACAGTTCAGAAAAAAAAGTTTTTGGAAACAGAGCCGATGAGAGACTGAGCCCATGTTCAACTTTTAAGATCTTAAACTCATTGATCGCGCTTGATAGCAAAGTCGTTAAAGATGAAAATGAAACAGTAAAGTGGGATGGAGTGAAGCGAGAGTATGAAGTATGGAACCGCGACCACTCAATGCGTTCTGCCATAGCCGTATCTACCGTATGGTTTTATCAAGAGATGGCAAGGCGAATCGGCGAGGAGCAGATGAAGAGGAGCGTCAGAGCTGTAAAATATGGAAACATGGATATTTCAAGTTCGCTTGATGGTTTTTGGCTTGGCGGCGGAAGTATAAAAATATCACTAAATGAACAAGTAGATTTTATGGCGTCACTTGTTAAAAATGAGTTGTCGTTTTCGCCTCGCGCCATGAAGATTACAAAAGATATTATGACTCTAAAAAAGCACAATGGCTATACATTGGCGGCAAAAACAGGAAGCTGTGCCGGAGTAGGCTGGTTTGTGGGTTTTGTGCAAGAGAGTGGTAAAACTACTGTTTTTGCTTTTAATATTAAGGGTGAAGGCGCAAACGGAGCAGAAGCAAAAAGAGTAGCATTAGAGTATTTCAAAAGATGA
- a CDS encoding FKBP-type peptidyl-prolyl cis-trans isomerase, which translates to MDKIKKNTIVSMLIKLEDEEGNIIDESEELMYLHGGYNQIFKKLEDELEGKKVGDTFHVTLTPAEAFGEYDESLVLKELLEDLPEDIYVGAELDGEEEGIVYVIESIDKEHAILNANHELAGITLIASGKILEIEQLSDEAAQELLKEEHHH; encoded by the coding sequence GTGGATAAAATTAAAAAAAATACGATTGTGTCAATGCTTATAAAGTTAGAAGACGAAGAGGGCAATATCATCGATGAGAGTGAGGAGCTTATGTATCTTCATGGCGGTTACAATCAAATCTTTAAAAAGCTAGAAGATGAGCTTGAGGGAAAAAAAGTAGGTGATACTTTTCATGTTACGCTTACTCCGGCAGAGGCGTTTGGAGAGTACGACGAGTCTTTGGTTTTAAAAGAGCTGCTAGAGGATTTGCCTGAAGATATTTATGTAGGTGCAGAACTTGACGGCGAAGAGGAAGGCATCGTATATGTCATTGAGAGCATAGACAAAGAGCACGCAATCCTAAATGCAAATCATGAACTAGCAGGAATTACACTTATTGCAAGCGGCAAGATTTTGGAGATAGAACAGCTCTCGGATGAGGCAGCACAAGAGCTGCTAAAGGAAGAACATCATCATTGA
- a CDS encoding ATP-binding protein, producing MKEVVIISGKGGTGKTSFAASFAYLEKENAVIADCDVDAANMHLLLEADFRYQEDFYSGEIAVIDEENCINCGECKEVCRFDAIHVIDDQHRVDPISCEGCWYCSRVCPVEAIDMKTQKVGDFYLSMTKAQSEMVHAKLGFAAENSGKLVAKVKNEAKKLTLANKKEFLIVDGSPGVGCPVISSLSGADLALLVTEATVSGLHDLKRVYKLVKSFNIEAACIINKYDLNIDVTKEIEAFLEEEDITLITKIAYDETFAKALSQAKTIIEYGDSSLKTEIEKSWQYIKNILRS from the coding sequence ATGAAAGAGGTAGTCATTATCTCAGGTAAAGGGGGAACCGGTAAAACCTCTTTTGCTGCATCCTTTGCCTATCTTGAAAAAGAGAATGCCGTTATAGCTGATTGTGATGTCGATGCTGCAAATATGCATCTTCTTTTGGAAGCTGATTTTAGATATCAGGAGGATTTTTATAGCGGCGAGATAGCTGTTATCGACGAAGAGAATTGTATAAATTGCGGAGAGTGCAAAGAGGTATGCCGCTTTGATGCTATTCATGTGATAGATGATCAGCATCGTGTTGATCCCATTTCATGCGAAGGGTGTTGGTATTGTTCCAGAGTCTGCCCGGTAGAAGCAATTGATATGAAAACACAAAAAGTCGGAGATTTTTATCTCTCCATGACAAAAGCCCAAAGCGAAATGGTACATGCAAAACTTGGCTTTGCAGCAGAGAACTCCGGAAAGCTCGTGGCAAAAGTAAAAAATGAAGCGAAAAAACTAACTTTGGCAAATAAAAAAGAGTTTTTGATTGTTGATGGAAGTCCCGGTGTGGGATGTCCTGTTATCTCCTCCTTAAGCGGGGCAGATTTGGCACTGCTGGTTACGGAAGCAACCGTTTCGGGACTTCATGATCTTAAAAGAGTTTATAAACTGGTTAAAAGTTTCAATATAGAAGCTGCTTGTATTATCAACAAGTATGATTTAAATATAGATGTAACCAAAGAGATTGAGGCTTTTTTAGAAGAAGAAGATATCACTCTTATAACAAAAATTGCCTATGATGAAACATTTGCAAAAGCTCTTTCTCAAGCAAAAACGATTATAGAATATGGCGATAGCAGTCTTAAAACAGAGATTGAAAAAAGTTGGCAATACATAAAAAATATACTAAGGAGTTAA
- a CDS encoding c-type cytochrome, which yields MKVKNIVLYTLLTTSTLFSQSGEELFNKYCAECHTTILGVDESGGKIKNIYGAPYAKDVIHKLKTETKTKEEFISFIKDYINEPDKRKSVYGKKAIKQFGLMPSLKGAMTDSESSILAEYLYSDYGKEPQKTEEKVVSYEKDEKSAQLEKANEELFNKYCAECHITVLGVDESGGKITNIHGAPYAKDVIHKLKTETKTKEEFVDFIKDYINEPDRRKSIYGKKAIKQFGLMPSLKGAMTDSESSGLAEYLYHKYD from the coding sequence ATGAAAGTGAAAAATATTGTACTCTATACACTATTAACTACATCTACATTGTTTTCCCAATCAGGGGAAGAGCTTTTTAACAAATATTGTGCAGAGTGTCATACTACCATACTGGGTGTGGATGAATCCGGCGGTAAAATTAAAAATATATATGGCGCACCGTATGCCAAAGATGTGATCCACAAATTAAAAACTGAAACCAAAACAAAAGAAGAATTTATAAGTTTTATAAAAGACTACATCAATGAACCTGACAAAAGAAAATCTGTTTATGGAAAAAAAGCTATTAAGCAGTTTGGTCTTATGCCTTCTTTAAAAGGGGCTATGACAGATAGTGAATCAAGCATATTGGCTGAATATCTTTATAGCGATTATGGCAAAGAGCCACAAAAAACAGAAGAAAAAGTTGTCTCTTATGAAAAGGATGAAAAATCGGCACAGTTGGAAAAAGCAAATGAAGAACTTTTTAACAAATATTGTGCAGAGTGCCATATTACCGTGTTAGGTGTCGATGAGTCCGGTGGTAAAATTACAAATATACATGGTGCACCATATGCCAAAGATGTGATTCATAAGTTAAAAACTGAAACCAAAACAAAAGAAGAATTTGTAGATTTTATAAAAGATTACATCAACGAGCCTGACAGAAGAAAATCTATTTATGGAAAAAAAGCTATTAAGCAGTTTGGTCTTATGCCTTCTTTAAAAGGGGCTATGACGGATAGTGAATCAAGCGGATTAGCTGAATATCTTTATCATAAGTATGATTGA
- a CDS encoding ATP-binding protein, with the protein MKITIASGKGGTGKTTISTNLSSYLAKEADVVLADLDVEEPNSKLFIEGNLIFEKACDKMVPQWKKEECTLCGNCEEVCRFNAVIKVGDEILVFPELCHSCYACSELCPTESLPMMPQKIGELKHFKTENLDFVEGRLDIGEEQAVPLISQVIEYIDEKFSQDTIKLFDAPPGTSCPVIEASRGSDFVILVTESTPFGLNDLKLAVETMRVLCQKFGVVINRHGIGDNGVEEYCNAEGIPIIAKIPNDRRVAELYSKGELIYPKIQEFETALKQIAQFVGGVK; encoded by the coding sequence ATGAAGATAACTATAGCAAGCGGAAAAGGCGGGACTGGTAAAACTACCATTTCTACAAATCTCTCTTCCTATCTAGCCAAAGAGGCAGATGTTGTGCTCGCGGATCTGGATGTTGAAGAACCAAATTCCAAACTCTTTATCGAGGGGAATCTGATTTTTGAAAAAGCATGCGACAAAATGGTACCTCAATGGAAAAAAGAGGAATGTACTTTATGCGGCAACTGTGAAGAGGTCTGCAGATTCAATGCAGTTATAAAAGTAGGTGACGAAATTTTGGTATTTCCGGAACTTTGTCATAGCTGTTATGCCTGCTCAGAACTATGCCCGACTGAATCTCTTCCAATGATGCCACAAAAAATTGGCGAATTAAAGCATTTTAAAACTGAAAATTTAGATTTTGTTGAGGGAAGATTAGACATAGGAGAGGAGCAGGCTGTCCCTCTTATCAGCCAGGTCATTGAGTATATAGATGAAAAATTTTCACAAGACACCATCAAGCTCTTTGATGCTCCTCCGGGAACTTCCTGCCCGGTCATTGAGGCGAGCCGCGGAAGCGATTTTGTTATATTGGTAACCGAATCGACCCCTTTTGGGCTCAATGATCTCAAGCTTGCTGTAGAAACAATGAGAGTTTTATGTCAAAAATTTGGTGTAGTAATCAATCGCCATGGCATCGGCGACAATGGTGTAGAAGAGTATTGTAATGCCGAGGGTATCCCTATAATTGCCAAAATTCCAAACGACAGAAGAGTCGCCGAGCTTTACTCCAAAGGCGAGCTGATTTATCCGAAAATTCAAGAGTTTGAAACCGCATTAAAGCAGATAGCACAGTTTGTCGGGGGTGTCAAATGA
- a CDS encoding mechanosensitive ion channel family protein, translating to MKFIILFFLTFFTHILYAADILQKDDASKVDPMDLIAIISVSKILWTLLFFVIAYIFITFFTKALEFFAEKSSKARITIKGLIPIIRIALWAAVIVIIVKVIYHPPMEMLMTALASVAIAVGFATQDLLKNIFGGIMLLFDRPFKVGDKIEVGENYGEVINIGLRATRIVTPDDSMVIVPNMELMNTSVSNSNSGELYCQVVAKIMLPIDAPMDKIRKVAIETAQVSRYIYLNKPIEVLFTNRIYQHKSFLEMKIKAYVMDIRYEFKFKSDMTEIVIKELLAQGLVNKDELE from the coding sequence ATGAAATTTATAATACTTTTCTTTTTAACTTTTTTTACACATATCCTCTATGCAGCAGATATTTTGCAAAAAGATGATGCTTCAAAGGTTGATCCAATGGATTTGATTGCGATTATCTCGGTTTCAAAAATTCTTTGGACACTGCTCTTTTTTGTTATCGCATATATTTTTATAACTTTCTTTACAAAAGCACTTGAATTTTTTGCCGAAAAGAGTTCAAAAGCGAGAATAACCATCAAAGGTCTAATTCCTATTATCAGAATTGCTCTTTGGGCAGCAGTTATTGTTATAATTGTAAAAGTGATCTATCATCCGCCAATGGAGATGCTTATGACGGCATTGGCATCCGTAGCCATTGCCGTAGGTTTTGCAACACAGGACCTGCTCAAAAATATATTTGGTGGAATTATGCTTCTGTTTGACCGTCCTTTTAAAGTAGGAGATAAGATTGAAGTCGGAGAAAATTACGGTGAAGTTATAAATATCGGTCTGCGGGCAACGCGCATCGTAACTCCTGATGATTCAATGGTTATTGTTCCAAATATGGAGCTTATGAACACATCGGTATCCAACAGTAATTCAGGCGAACTATACTGTCAAGTAGTTGCAAAAATAATGCTCCCCATCGATGCTCCCATGGACAAAATCCGTAAAGTTGCCATCGAAACAGCTCAGGTTTCAAGATATATCTATCTCAACAAACCCATTGAAGTACTATTTACAAACAGAATCTATCAGCACAAATCTTTTTTAGAAATGAAGATAAAAGCTTATGTTATGGATATCCGCTATGAATTTAAATTTAAAAGCGATATGACAGAAATTGTTATAAAAGAGCTTCTTGCTCAAGGTCTTGTAAATAAAGATGAACTTGAATAA
- a CDS encoding NifB/NifX family molybdenum-iron cluster-binding protein, whose translation MKIVFTAKGKSWDSLMDPRFGRTDTLVVYNEEDDSLSFISNADTETMEHGAGLQAAKKVLELNPDILITGNGPGNKALEILKKSKVTMYVGAGDMTVKEAYSAFLANKLTKFQK comes from the coding sequence ATGAAAATTGTATTTACGGCAAAGGGTAAGAGCTGGGATTCTTTAATGGACCCAAGATTTGGAAGAACTGACACACTTGTTGTGTATAATGAGGAGGATGATTCTTTAAGTTTTATCTCTAATGCGGATACGGAGACAATGGAACACGGAGCTGGACTTCAGGCGGCAAAAAAAGTGCTTGAACTCAATCCCGATATCCTTATAACCGGAAATGGACCCGGTAACAAAGCTTTAGAGATATTAAAAAAATCAAAAGTAACCATGTATGTAGGCGCAGGTGACATGACGGTTAAAGAAGCTTATAGCGCATTTCTTGCCAATAAATTAACAAAATTTCAAAAATAG